In the Helianthus annuus cultivar XRQ/B chromosome 11, HanXRQr2.0-SUNRISE, whole genome shotgun sequence genome, one interval contains:
- the LOC110887804 gene encoding uncharacterized protein LOC110887804, producing the protein MNDKHTCSKTLTHPHFRQANPKVLGHYLKEQLKDSGRIYRAKEIVKDFRQRFEVEITNLQAWRGKSHALELLQGTTRDSFAELPIYCYNLKLANPGSVTHILVDDQSRFEMVFVALGGAIRSFMFNLRPVVIIDATHLKGEFKGTLFLAVGMDGNNRILPIAYGIGKSKDGESWAWFHSKLRECVGEIADMAIISDRANSIHVGVRNVFPHVYHGLCCRHLMMNLRLPSSKKRIQGTMVEDM; encoded by the exons ATGAATGATAAACACACCTGTTCGAAGACGCTGACACACCCACATTTCCGTCAGGCTAACCCAAAGGTTTTGGGTCACTATTTAAAGGAACAACTAAAAGACAGTGGTAGGATATATCGAGCGAAAGAGATTGTCAAAGATTTTAGACAAAGATTCGAGGTTGAGATAACAAACCTTCAAGCTTGGCGTGGTAAAAGCCATGCACTTGAACTTCTACAAGGAACAACCCGAGACTCTTTTGCCGAACTACCAATATACTGTTACAATTTGAAGCTTGCAAATCCTGGAAGCGTTACTCACATCTTGGTTGATGACCAGAGTCGTTTTGAAATGGTTTTTGTTGCGTTAGGTGGTGCG ATTCGTAGCTTCATGTTTAATCTAAGACCGGTCGTTATCATCGACGCGACACACCTAAAGGGTGAATTTAAAGGGACGTTGTTTTTAGCAGTGGGCATGGATGGAAATAATCGGATTTTACCAATTGCTTATGGCATAGGAAAATCAAAGGATGGTGAATCTTGGGCATGGTTTCACTCAAAGCTTAGAGAGTGTGTTGGTGAAATAGCAGATATGGCGATCATTTCGGATAGGGCGAATTCTATACATGTAGGTGTTAGAAACGTGTTTCCACATGTTTACCACGGGTTGTGTTGTCGTCATTTAATGATGAATTTACGTTTACCGTCGTCTAAAAAAAGAATACAAGGCACTATGGTGGAAGACATGTAA